A genomic window from Micromonospora sp. WMMA1947 includes:
- a CDS encoding SDR family oxidoreductase produces the protein MPVGRIALITGANKGIGYEIARQLGERGYVVLVGARDEVRGKQAVESLSARGVDAVRLRIDVTDETSVVDAAAEIERRYGRLDVLVNNAGIAGGSTGAPSTVSAADLRQVYETNVLGVVSVTNAMLPLLRRAEAARIVNMSSHLGSLTLNSAPDSPFAGLNMVAYQSSKTALNAVTVAYAKELRDTPIKVNAASPGVVATDLNHHRGNRTPAQGAAIAVRLATLDDTGPSGACLAEEGVVPW, from the coding sequence GTGCCGGTCGGCAGAATCGCGCTCATCACGGGCGCGAACAAGGGCATCGGGTACGAGATCGCACGCCAGCTGGGGGAGCGGGGATACGTCGTCCTCGTCGGAGCCCGGGACGAGGTCCGCGGCAAGCAGGCGGTCGAGTCGCTCTCGGCCCGGGGCGTCGACGCCGTCCGGCTGCGGATCGACGTGACGGACGAGACCTCCGTCGTCGACGCCGCGGCCGAGATCGAGCGGCGCTACGGCCGCCTGGACGTGCTGGTGAACAACGCCGGGATCGCCGGCGGCTCCACCGGTGCCCCCAGCACGGTGAGCGCGGCCGATCTCCGTCAGGTGTACGAGACGAACGTCCTCGGTGTCGTGTCGGTGACGAACGCGATGCTCCCGCTGCTGCGCCGCGCCGAGGCCGCGCGAATCGTCAACATGTCCAGCCACCTGGGCTCCCTCACCCTGAACTCGGCACCGGACTCGCCGTTCGCCGGCCTCAACATGGTCGCGTACCAGTCGTCGAAGACCGCGCTGAACGCCGTCACTGTCGCGTACGCCAAGGAGCTGCGGGACACGCCGATCAAGGTGAACGCGGCGAGCCCCGGAGTGGTGGCGACGGACCTCAACCACCACCGCGGAAACCGGACTCCGGCTCAGGGGGCGGCGATCGCGGTCCGGCTGGCGACGCTCGACGACACGGGACCGTCGGGCGCCTGCCTGGCGGAGGAAGGCGTCGTTCCCTGGTGA